The following are encoded together in the Juglans microcarpa x Juglans regia isolate MS1-56 chromosome 2D, Jm3101_v1.0, whole genome shotgun sequence genome:
- the LOC121250989 gene encoding protein NRT1/ PTR FAMILY 5.9 isoform X2, with product MSNSSAAKAVNSWCGFTSMLPLLVAPLADSYWDRYPTILVSSFLYVVGLVALTSTSLAWARSPTSKSTRSYPFLFWSLYLISIGQGGYNPSLQAFGADQLDDDHDQDQELSCSNKEECKSTNDQKSLFFQWWYFGVCSGSLMGVTFMSYIQDTFGWVLGFAIPMMAMVLSIALFSCGSRMYMYKRDGAFYNHKPFECIAQAFKATKSMFMTCGITHLSYKSEKVELELQEKPLCREEFDSIEGLEDQKPRNGVHIMLENAKVVLRLLPIWTLLLMFAVIFQQPATFFTKQGMTMKRNIGSSFKIPPATLQSAITLSIILLMPLYDKILIPIIRLITCDEKGISVMKRMGIGMFLSIIAMVIAAIVETKRLEISRKIGNFESPSGTVPLSIFWLLPQYILLGVSDIFTVVGMQEFFYNEVPVRMRTMGFALYTSVFGVGSFLSALSISLVEIFTSSKGHSWFSDNMNEACLDKFYWLLALLGALSLLLYVVLCKCYKSRTELESENCK from the exons GGGCTTGTGGCATTGACATCGACATCATTGGCATGGGCACGGTCCCCTACAAGCAAAAGTACAAGGTCCTATCCATTTCTCTTTTGGTCCCTATACTTGATTTCAATAGGCCAAGGTGGATATAACCCATCTTTGCAAGCATTTGGAGCAGATCAgcttgatgatgatcatgatcaagatCAGGAATTATCCTGCAGTAATAAAGAAGAGTGCAAGTCGACTAATGATCAAAAGAGTTTATTCTTCCAGTGGTGGTATTTTGGCGTTTGCAGTGGAAGCCTAATGGGGGTCACATTTATGTCCTACATCCAAGATACATTTGGTTGGGTACTGGGATTTGCCATTCCCATGATGGCAATGGTACTATCTATTGCACTTTTTTCTTGTGGAAGCCGGATGTATATGTATAAAAGGGACGGGGCTTTCTATAATCATAAGCCCTTTGAGTGCATAGCTCAGGCTTTCAAAGCAACCAAATCAATGTTTATGACTTGTGGAATCACACACTTGAGTTACAAATCTGAGAAGGTCGAGCTAGA GCTTCAAGAGAAACCTCTTTGTCGTGAAGAGTTTGACAGCATCGAGGGCTTAGAAGATCAGAAACCCAGAAATGGTGTCCATATCATGCTCGAAAATGCGAAAGTAGTGCTGCGGCTTTTACCCATATGGACACTGCTTCTAATGTTTGCAGTAATTTTTCAACAACCTGCAACTTTCTTTACTAAACAAGGTATGACAATGAAGAGGAACATTGGGAGCAGCTTCAAGATTCCCCCAGCTACGCTACAGAGTGCTATAACGTTGTCTATTATTCTCCTGATGCCTTTATATGATAAGATTTTGATCCCGATTATCCGGTTGATAACTTGTGATGAAAAGGGTATCAGTGTAATGAAAAGAATGGGGATAGGAATGTTCCTGTCGATCATAGCCATGGTTATCGCGGCAATCGTTGAAACAAAGAGGCTGGAGATCAGTAGAAAGATTGGAAATTTTGAATCACCATCAGGAACGGTGCCACTAAGCATCTTTTGGTTGCTGCCCCAATACATTCTCTTAGGCGTTTCAGACATTTTCACTGTTGTTGGGATGCAGGAGTTCTTTTACAATGAAGTTCCCGTTAGAATGAGGACCATGGGCTTTGCGCTGTACACGAGTGTTTTTGGGGTGGGGAGCTTCTTGAGTGCCCTATCGATTTCACTCGTCGAAATCTTTACCAGTTCAAAAGGGCACAGCTGGTTCTCTGACAACATGAATGAAGCTTGCCTAGACAAATTCTACTGGCTCCTAGCCTTATTAGGCGCACTGAGCTTGCTATTATACGTAGTTTTGTGTAAGTGCTACAAGAGTAGGACTGAATTGGAGAGTGAAAACTGTAAATAA
- the LOC121250990 gene encoding uncharacterized protein LOC121250990: MALFTYTMAGAGFILIGAWEALTSSNSSRNPIQNSFPSSTSTSIRTSTQASSSRTKKNQFYPSLTFISVSVLSFLFVLNSMVSFVDAFNSGDKVGSALQLQVLAIASLFLLYSITGFLVNFTNSIPLPCSILSLIGLFAFVEEFLLFYLQRKDPSGIENRYFDLLLVPITVCLFSTVMELRSPTSNYPKLARGVGLILQGTWFVQMGLSFYTNLITSGCSLHEKSRGNYTLRCKGHPEYHRARAIATLQFNCHLALLVVSIVGVYSLFVRKYGAPGDFTQYKPLSAEMQQFENAQFTLDSDDDGGEEIKEEDNGGQQRLDVVESGANGYGTHK; the protein is encoded by the coding sequence ATGGCGCTCTTCACGTACACCATGGCAGGCGCTGGATTCATTCTGATCGGTGCATGGGAAGCCCTCACGTCCTCAAATTCATCCCGTAATCCAATCCAAAATTCGTTTCCATCTTCAACCTCAACTTCGATTCGCACATCAACACAGGCTTCATCGTCGAGAACCAAAAAGAACCAATTTTATCCTTCTTTGACCTTCATCTCCGTCTCTGTCCTCTCCTTCTTATTCGTTTTAAACTCTATGGTCTCCTTCGTTGACGCGTTCAATTCTGGTGACAAAGTCGGCTCTGCACTCCAATTACAAGTCCTCGCCATTGCGTCGCTCTTTCTGCTATATTCCATTACGGGTTTCTTGGTAAATTTTACGAATTCAATTCCTCTGCCTTGTTCGATTCTTAGTTTGATTGGTCTTTTCGCTTTCGTCGAAGAGTTTTTGCTGTTTTACTTACAGAGGAAAGACCCAAGTGGAATTGAGAACCGGTATTTCGATCTGTTGCTTGTACCTATAACTGTTTGTTTATTCTCCACAGTGATGGAATTGAGATCCCCGACATCGAACTACCCGAAGTTGGCTCGTGGGGTTGGGTTAATTTTACAGGGTACATGGTTTGTGCAAATGGGTCTTTCTTTTTACACCAATTTGATCACTAGTGGGTGCTCTTTGCACGAAAAGAGTAGAGGGAATTACACTCTCAGGTGTAAGGGACACCCTGAGTATCACCGAGCAAGAGCGATTGCCACGCTTCAATTTAATTGTCATCTCGCTCTTCTTGTGGTGTCGATTGTGGGGGTGTACTCACTTTTTGTGAGGAAATATGGAGCCCCTGGTGATTTTACACAGTATAAACCTCTCAGTGCAGAAATGCAGCAATTTGAGAATGCGCAATTTACTTTGGAttctgatgatgatggtggtgaAGAAATTAAGGAAGAGGACAATGGGGGACAGCAGAGGTTAGACGTGGTGGAATCGGGTGCGAATGGTTATGGCACTCATAAATGA
- the LOC121250991 gene encoding UPF0051 protein ABCI8, chloroplastic-like has product MASFLANGTISRLSPQPTHESSNLPKGFRPKFTIPNFQNPRTLTSRLLKIRADVAYSGPSSSSSSSSPGRSSIPTTTTTTSTTATASEKIQEILRNVEYDKKYGFNVDIDSYSIPKGLSKETIRLISSLKEEPDWMLEFRLNAFEKFLRMREPMWSDNRYPPIDFQDICYYSAPKKKSTLNSLDEADPELIRYFDKLGVPLNEQNRLANVAVDAVLDSVSIATTHRKTLEKAGVIFCSISEAIREYPDLVRQYLGRVVPSEDNYYAALNSAVFSDGSFCYIPKDTKCPMQISTYFRINALETGQFERTLIVAEERSFVEYLEGCTAPSYDRNQLHAAVVELYSAEGAEIKYSTVQNWYAGDEEGKGGVYNFVTKRGLCAGARSKISWTQVETGSAITWKYPSVVLEGDDSVGEFYSVALTNNHQQADTGTKMIHKGKNTRSRIISKGISAGNSRNCYRGLVQVQSRAKNARNSSQCDSMLIGDNAAANTYPYIQVKNPTARIEHEASTSKIGEDQLFYFQQRGIEYEKAMAAMISGFCRDVFNELPDEFGSEVNQLMSLKLEGSVG; this is encoded by the exons ATGGCTTCTTTCTTAGCTAACGGTACTATTTCACGCTTATCTCCTCAACCCACCCACGAATCATCTAACCTGCCCAAAGGGTTTCGCCCAAAATTCACAATTCCGAATTTCCAAAACCCCAGAACCCTAACTTCAAGGCTCCTCAAGATTCGAGCAGATGTCGCGTATTCGGGCccaagttcttcttcttcttcttcttcgccaGGTAGGTCCTCGATTCcaactactactactactacatcAACAACAGCTACGGCCAGTGagaaaatccaagaaatccTTCGTAACGTCGAGTACGATAAGAAATACGGTTTTAATGTGGACATCGATTCGTACTCGATCCCTAAAGGGCTTTCTAAGGAAACAATCCGGTTGATTTCTTCGCTTAAAGAAGAACCCGATTGGATGCTTGAGTTTAGATTGAATGCCTTTGAGAAATTCTTGAGGATGAGAGAGCCCATGTGGTCTGATAACCGATACCCACCTATTGATTTCCAAGATATTTGTTATTACTCGGCGCCCAAGAAGAAATCCACTTTGAATAGCCTCGATGAGGCCGACCCGGAACTCATTAGGTACTTTGATAAACTGGGTGTCCCTTTGAATGAACAGAACCGATTGGCTAATGTAGCCGTTGATGCCGTTCTCGATAGCGTATCGATTGCCACGACGCATAGGAAGACATTAGAGAAGGCTGGTGTGATATTTTGTTCGATATCTGAGGCGATTAGGGAGTACCCAGATTTGGTTAGGCAGTATTTGGGGAGAGTAGTGCCCAGTGAGGATAATTACTATGCAGCGTTGAATTCGGCAGTGTTCAGTGATGGTTCGTTTTGCTATATTCCGAAAGACACGAAGTGTCCGATGCAAATTTCAACTTACTTTCGGATAAATGCACTTGAAACTGGGCAGTTTGAGAGGACGTTAATAGTTGCGGAAGAGAGGAGTTTTGTGGAGTATTTGGAGGGGTGTACAGCGCCTTCATATGATAGAAACCAACTTCATGCTGCTGTGGTGGAGCTGTACAGTGCTGAGGGTGCGGAGATTAAGTACTCCACAGTTCAGAACTGGTATGCTGGGGATGAGGAAGGGAAAGGAGgggtttataattttgttacaAAGCGAGGCCTTTGTGCTGGGGCTCGCTCAAAGATATCTTGGACCCAAGTGGAGACGGGGTCTGCCATTACATGGAAGtatccaagtgttgttttggaGGGAGATGATAGTGTGGGTGAGTTCTATTCTGTTGCTCTGACTAATAATCATCAGCAGGCAGACACGGGGACAAAGATGATACACAAAGGGAAGAATACTAGAAGTAGGATTATTTCCAAAGGTATATCAGCTGGGAATTCAAGGAATTGCTATAGGGGTCTCGTTCAGGTTCAGTCAAGGGCAAAGAATGCTCGGAATTCCTCTCAGTGTGATTCTATGCTTATCGGTGACAATGCAGCTGCCAATACATATCCATACATTCAG GTGAAGAATCCAACAGCTCGCATTGAACACGAAGCCAGTACCTCCAAAATTGGTGAAGACCAGCTGTTTTACTTTCAGCAGAGGGGCATCGAGTATGAGAAAGCCATGGCGGCCATGATTTCTGGGTTTTGCAGAGATGTGTTCAATGAGCTTCCGGATGAGTTTGGTTCTGAGGTGAATCAACTTATGAGCTTGAAGCTTGAAGGATCAGTTGGTTAG
- the LOC121250992 gene encoding CRM-domain containing factor CFM2, chloroplastic isoform X1 produces MLLPFTHLHHPNSSIPSKPLTHQSPFPFIFFPSPLPNTLISSTPRSPSFLIRTSASASDTQTIPKSAIQRIADKLRSLGITEETPSSNPGLNARPDSETSAGEIFIPLPNRVPKRRVGYTIDRSWSTPENPVPEPGTGSAIATYHEVRREVFKQKALERKDKKEKRDERAPTLAELTLNEKELRRLRKIGIETRKKLKIGKAGITEGIVNGIHERWRHSEVVKIVCEDLCRKNMKRTHDLLERTTGGLVVWRSGSKIVLYRGANYKYPYFLSDEILKNETSTDALPDPNMDDGGSDKMESFLPSIDGVESSITSPTKKISQPKLIQGVGRPNRVRFQLPGEAQLAEVADRLLEGLGPRFTDWWGYDPLPVDADLLPAVVPGYRRPFRLLPYGVKPILTNDEMTTLKRLGRPMACHFALGRNRNLQGLAASIVKLWEKCEIAKIAVKRGVQNTNSEMMAAELKRLTGGVLLSRDSEFFVLYRGKDFLPLSVCSAIEERRKHVIHGEKERANCSTSVTTAQELKLGNAEGGSESELDGANYKEKGGILEQRMLRSTEAVIKRTSIKLSMALEKKAKAEKLLAELEEAEIPQAPEIDKEGITEEERNMLRKVGLRMKPFLLMGRRGIFDGTVENMHLHWKYRELVKVISKEKSIEAVHQEARTLEAESGGILVAVERVNKGYAIIVYRGKNYKRPASLRPQTLLNKREAMKRSLEAQRRKSLKLHVLKLNRNIDDLKLQLVKEDTNSVQPAECSRSHAEVKYGHLSHPVISACHEENAEAKDKHGAHSASMNFNEGVDAPINNILQSTQQDEVIGLSAMYEGDPAGKVEIGSSESVGKETHANVFMDKNGEVGAAVSTSFPDNFMSEGKRHSAVVEDCAYKNKAKELSDKSVKTDSKPDQITMENGSKMPRRALQLSNKERLLLRKQALKMKKRPVLAVGRSNIVTGVAKTIMAHFKKHPLAIVNVKGRAEGTSVQEVVFLLEQATGAVLVSQEPSKVILYRGWGAEDKPGHIEKKNARVAGEEGATQLTVSPELLAAIRLECGLQGYHKEEMAL; encoded by the exons ATGTTGCTTCCTTTTACTCATCTCCACCACCCCAACTCCTCAATCCCCTCTAAACCCCTCACTCACCAATCACCTTtccccttcatcttcttcccgTCGCCGCTTCCTAATACCCTCATCTCCTCAACCCCCAGATCCCCCAGTTTCCTCATCAGgacctccgcctccgcctccgacaCCCAAACCATTCCCAAGTCCGCCATCCAGCGCATTGCCGACAAGCTCCGTAGCCTCGGCATCACCGAAGAAACTCCAAGCTCAAACCCTGGCCTCAATGCTAGACCCGATTCTGAAACTTCGGCCGGGGAAATATTTATCCCCCTGCCCAATCGAGTACCAAAGCGCCGGGTCGGGTACACAATCGATAGGAGCTGGTCCACGCCGGAGAACCCGGTTCCCGAGCCGGGTACTGGCTCGGCGATAGCAACGTACCATGAGGTGAGGAGGGAGGTGTTCAAGCAGAAGGCGTTGGAGAGAAAAGAtaagaaggagaagagagacGAGAGGGCGCCAACATTGGCGGAGCTGACTTTGAACGAGAAGGAGCTGCGAAGATTGAGGAAAATCGGCATTGAAACGAGGAAGAAGCTGAAGATAGGGAAGGCCGGGATCACGGAAGGTATAGTGAACGGCATTCACGAGCGGTGGCGGCATTCCGAGGTCGTCAAGATCGTCTGCGAGGATCTTTGTAGGAAGAACATGAAGAGGACTCATGATTTATTGGAG AGGACAACTGGAGGTCTGGTTGTTTGGAGGTCTGGAAGTAAGATAGTGTTGTATAGGGGTGCCAATTATAAATACCCTTACTTTTTGTCtgatgagattttgaaaaatgagactTCTACCGATGCTTTACCGGATCCGAACATGGATGATGGaggaagtgataaaatggagagctTCTTACCGAGCATAGATGGTGTAGAATCTTCTATAACAAgtccaaccaaaaaaatatctcaaccaAAATTAATACAAGGTGTTGGTAGGCCAAATAGAGTAAGATTTCAACTGCCTGGTGAGGCACAGCTTGCGGAAGTAGCTGATCGCTTGTTAGAGGGGTTGGGCCCACGTTTTACTGATTGGTGGGGTTATGACCCTCTACCTGTTGATGCTGATCTTCTCCCTGCCGTTGTTCCTGGATACAGGAGACCTTTCCGCCTTCTTCCATATGGTGTGAAGCCTATATTAACCAATGATGAAATGACCACTCTAAAAAGACTTGGTCGACCAATGGCCTGCCATTTTGCACTAG GAAGAAATAGGAATCTTCAAGGATTAGCTGCTTCCATTGTCAAGCTCTGGGAAAAATGTGAGATCGCCAAGATTGCTGTTAAGAGAGGGGTACAGAATACTAATAGTGAGATGATGGCTGCAGAGCTGAAG CGGCTGACTGGAGGAGTACTGCTTTCCCGGGATTCAGagttttttgtattatatagaGGAAAAGATTTCCTGCCGCTTTCAGTTTGTTCTGCAATAGAAGAGCGGAGGAAGCATGTAATTCATGGGGAAAAAGAGAGGGCAAACTGTAGTACATCAGTGACAACTGCACAGGAGCTTAAACTCGGGAATGCAGAGGGTGGTTCTGAAAGTGAACTTGATGGGGCCAATTACAAGGAAAAGGGTGGAATCTTAGAACAAAGAATGTTACGGTCCACAGAGGCAGTTATCAAAAGAACTAGCATCAAGTTATCAATG gCATTAGAAAAGAAAGCAAAGGCAGAGAAACTTCTGGCAGAGCTTGAGGAGGCAGAGATCCCCCAAGCACCTGAAATAGATAAAGAAGGTATAACTGAAGAAGAAAGGAATATGCTAAGGAAGGTTGGCTTGAGAATGAAACCTTTCCTACTGATGG GTAGACGAGGGATTTTTGATGGCACAGTTGAAAACATGCATCTTCACTGGAAGTACAGGGAACTCGTGAAGGTGATATCTAAAGAGAAAAGCATTGAAGCTGTTCACCAAGAAGCACGGACCTTAGAGGCAGAAAGCGGGGGAATATTAGTGGCAGTGGAAAGAGTGAACAAGGGTTATGCAATCATTGTGTATCGTGGGAAGAACTATAAAAGACCTGCTTCTCTAAGACCTCAGACGCTTCTTAATAAAAGAGAAGCAATGAAGCGTTCTCTAGAGGCACAGCGGCGAAAG TCCCTAAAACTTCATGTTTTGAAGCTTAACAGAAACATAGATGACTTGAAACTTCAGTTG gTGAAAGAGGATACGAACAGTGTGCAGCCAGCTGAATGCTCTAGATCACATGCAGAAGTTAAATATGGCCATCTCTCTCACCCAGTAATTTCTGCATGCCATGAAGAGAATGCAGAG GCTAAAGACAAACATGGAGCTCATTCAGCTTCCATGAACTTTAATGAGGGTGTGGATGCTCCAATAAACAACATTCTACAATCCACTCAACAGGATGAAGTAATTGGCCTCTCAGCAATGTATGAGGGGGATCCTGCTGGTAAAGTTGAAATAGGATCATCTGAATCAGTTGGTAAAGAAACTCATGCAAATGTGTTCATGGATAAGAATGGTGAAGTTGGAGCTGCTGTCTCTACATCTTTCCCCGACAACTTTATG TCAGAAGGAAAGAGGCATTCTGCAGTAGTTGAGGATTGTGCTTATAAAAACAAGGCAAAAGAGTTATCAGATAAGTCAGTGAAAACTGATTCCAAACCAGATCAAATAACGATGGAAAATGGATCAAAGATGCCTCGCAGAGCTTTACAGCTTTCAAATAAAGAGAGGCTGCTTTTACGAAAGCAAGCCCTTAAGATGAAAAAACGTCCTGTATTGGCAGTAG GGAGGAGTAACATTGTCACTGGTGTAGCAAAAACAATAATGGCGCACTTTAAGAAGCATCCTCTTGCTATAGTAAATGTCAAAGGTAGAGCAGAAGGCACTTCAGTCCAGGAAGTGGTTTTTCTGCTGGAG CAAGCAACAGGTGCAGTTCTCGTTTCTCAGGAGCCTAGCAAAGTCATACTTTATAGAGGTTGGGGAGCAGAAGATAAACCTGGGCACATTGAAAAGAAGAATGCTAGGGTTGCTGGGGAAGAGGGTGCAACTCAGCTAACTGTCTCTCCAGAACTCTTGGCAGCAATCAGACTGGAATGTGGATTACAGGGTTACCACAAGGAAGAGATGGCTCTATAG
- the LOC121250992 gene encoding CRM-domain containing factor CFM2, chloroplastic isoform X2, with translation MLLPFTHLHHPNSSIPSKPLTHQSPFPFIFFPSPLPNTLISSTPRSPSFLIRTSASASDTQTIPKSAIQRIADKLRSLGITEETPSSNPGLNARPDSETSAGEIFIPLPNRVPKRRVGYTIDRSWSTPENPVPEPGTGSAIATYHEVRREVFKQKALERKDKKEKRDERAPTLAELTLNEKELRRLRKIGIETRKKLKIGKAGITEGIVNGIHERWRHSEVVKIVCEDLCRKNMKRTHDLLERTTGGLVVWRSGSKIVLYRGANYKYPYFLSDEILKNETSTDALPDPNMDDGGSDKMESFLPSIDGVESSITSPTKKISQPKLIQGVGRPNRVRFQLPGEAQLAEVADRLLEGLGPRFTDWWGYDPLPVDADLLPAVVPGYRRPFRLLPYGVKPILTNDEMTTLKRLGRPMACHFALGRNRNLQGLAASIVKLWEKCEIAKIAVKRGVQNTNSEMMAAELKRLTGGVLLSRDSEFFVLYRGKDFLPLSVCSAIEERRKHVIHGEKERANCSTSVTTAQELKLGNAEGGSESELDGANYKEKGGILEQRMLRSTEAVIKRTSIKLSMALEKKAKAEKLLAELEEAEIPQAPEIDKEGITEEERNMLRKVGLRMKPFLLMGRRGIFDGTVENMHLHWKYRELVKVISKEKSIEAVHQEARTLEAESGGILVAVERVNKGYAIIVYRGKNYKRPASLRPQTLLNKREAMKRSLEAQRRKSLKLHVLKLNRNIDDLKLQLAKDKHGAHSASMNFNEGVDAPINNILQSTQQDEVIGLSAMYEGDPAGKVEIGSSESVGKETHANVFMDKNGEVGAAVSTSFPDNFMSEGKRHSAVVEDCAYKNKAKELSDKSVKTDSKPDQITMENGSKMPRRALQLSNKERLLLRKQALKMKKRPVLAVGRSNIVTGVAKTIMAHFKKHPLAIVNVKGRAEGTSVQEVVFLLEQATGAVLVSQEPSKVILYRGWGAEDKPGHIEKKNARVAGEEGATQLTVSPELLAAIRLECGLQGYHKEEMAL, from the exons ATGTTGCTTCCTTTTACTCATCTCCACCACCCCAACTCCTCAATCCCCTCTAAACCCCTCACTCACCAATCACCTTtccccttcatcttcttcccgTCGCCGCTTCCTAATACCCTCATCTCCTCAACCCCCAGATCCCCCAGTTTCCTCATCAGgacctccgcctccgcctccgacaCCCAAACCATTCCCAAGTCCGCCATCCAGCGCATTGCCGACAAGCTCCGTAGCCTCGGCATCACCGAAGAAACTCCAAGCTCAAACCCTGGCCTCAATGCTAGACCCGATTCTGAAACTTCGGCCGGGGAAATATTTATCCCCCTGCCCAATCGAGTACCAAAGCGCCGGGTCGGGTACACAATCGATAGGAGCTGGTCCACGCCGGAGAACCCGGTTCCCGAGCCGGGTACTGGCTCGGCGATAGCAACGTACCATGAGGTGAGGAGGGAGGTGTTCAAGCAGAAGGCGTTGGAGAGAAAAGAtaagaaggagaagagagacGAGAGGGCGCCAACATTGGCGGAGCTGACTTTGAACGAGAAGGAGCTGCGAAGATTGAGGAAAATCGGCATTGAAACGAGGAAGAAGCTGAAGATAGGGAAGGCCGGGATCACGGAAGGTATAGTGAACGGCATTCACGAGCGGTGGCGGCATTCCGAGGTCGTCAAGATCGTCTGCGAGGATCTTTGTAGGAAGAACATGAAGAGGACTCATGATTTATTGGAG AGGACAACTGGAGGTCTGGTTGTTTGGAGGTCTGGAAGTAAGATAGTGTTGTATAGGGGTGCCAATTATAAATACCCTTACTTTTTGTCtgatgagattttgaaaaatgagactTCTACCGATGCTTTACCGGATCCGAACATGGATGATGGaggaagtgataaaatggagagctTCTTACCGAGCATAGATGGTGTAGAATCTTCTATAACAAgtccaaccaaaaaaatatctcaaccaAAATTAATACAAGGTGTTGGTAGGCCAAATAGAGTAAGATTTCAACTGCCTGGTGAGGCACAGCTTGCGGAAGTAGCTGATCGCTTGTTAGAGGGGTTGGGCCCACGTTTTACTGATTGGTGGGGTTATGACCCTCTACCTGTTGATGCTGATCTTCTCCCTGCCGTTGTTCCTGGATACAGGAGACCTTTCCGCCTTCTTCCATATGGTGTGAAGCCTATATTAACCAATGATGAAATGACCACTCTAAAAAGACTTGGTCGACCAATGGCCTGCCATTTTGCACTAG GAAGAAATAGGAATCTTCAAGGATTAGCTGCTTCCATTGTCAAGCTCTGGGAAAAATGTGAGATCGCCAAGATTGCTGTTAAGAGAGGGGTACAGAATACTAATAGTGAGATGATGGCTGCAGAGCTGAAG CGGCTGACTGGAGGAGTACTGCTTTCCCGGGATTCAGagttttttgtattatatagaGGAAAAGATTTCCTGCCGCTTTCAGTTTGTTCTGCAATAGAAGAGCGGAGGAAGCATGTAATTCATGGGGAAAAAGAGAGGGCAAACTGTAGTACATCAGTGACAACTGCACAGGAGCTTAAACTCGGGAATGCAGAGGGTGGTTCTGAAAGTGAACTTGATGGGGCCAATTACAAGGAAAAGGGTGGAATCTTAGAACAAAGAATGTTACGGTCCACAGAGGCAGTTATCAAAAGAACTAGCATCAAGTTATCAATG gCATTAGAAAAGAAAGCAAAGGCAGAGAAACTTCTGGCAGAGCTTGAGGAGGCAGAGATCCCCCAAGCACCTGAAATAGATAAAGAAGGTATAACTGAAGAAGAAAGGAATATGCTAAGGAAGGTTGGCTTGAGAATGAAACCTTTCCTACTGATGG GTAGACGAGGGATTTTTGATGGCACAGTTGAAAACATGCATCTTCACTGGAAGTACAGGGAACTCGTGAAGGTGATATCTAAAGAGAAAAGCATTGAAGCTGTTCACCAAGAAGCACGGACCTTAGAGGCAGAAAGCGGGGGAATATTAGTGGCAGTGGAAAGAGTGAACAAGGGTTATGCAATCATTGTGTATCGTGGGAAGAACTATAAAAGACCTGCTTCTCTAAGACCTCAGACGCTTCTTAATAAAAGAGAAGCAATGAAGCGTTCTCTAGAGGCACAGCGGCGAAAG TCCCTAAAACTTCATGTTTTGAAGCTTAACAGAAACATAGATGACTTGAAACTTCAGTTG GCTAAAGACAAACATGGAGCTCATTCAGCTTCCATGAACTTTAATGAGGGTGTGGATGCTCCAATAAACAACATTCTACAATCCACTCAACAGGATGAAGTAATTGGCCTCTCAGCAATGTATGAGGGGGATCCTGCTGGTAAAGTTGAAATAGGATCATCTGAATCAGTTGGTAAAGAAACTCATGCAAATGTGTTCATGGATAAGAATGGTGAAGTTGGAGCTGCTGTCTCTACATCTTTCCCCGACAACTTTATG TCAGAAGGAAAGAGGCATTCTGCAGTAGTTGAGGATTGTGCTTATAAAAACAAGGCAAAAGAGTTATCAGATAAGTCAGTGAAAACTGATTCCAAACCAGATCAAATAACGATGGAAAATGGATCAAAGATGCCTCGCAGAGCTTTACAGCTTTCAAATAAAGAGAGGCTGCTTTTACGAAAGCAAGCCCTTAAGATGAAAAAACGTCCTGTATTGGCAGTAG GGAGGAGTAACATTGTCACTGGTGTAGCAAAAACAATAATGGCGCACTTTAAGAAGCATCCTCTTGCTATAGTAAATGTCAAAGGTAGAGCAGAAGGCACTTCAGTCCAGGAAGTGGTTTTTCTGCTGGAG CAAGCAACAGGTGCAGTTCTCGTTTCTCAGGAGCCTAGCAAAGTCATACTTTATAGAGGTTGGGGAGCAGAAGATAAACCTGGGCACATTGAAAAGAAGAATGCTAGGGTTGCTGGGGAAGAGGGTGCAACTCAGCTAACTGTCTCTCCAGAACTCTTGGCAGCAATCAGACTGGAATGTGGATTACAGGGTTACCACAAGGAAGAGATGGCTCTATAG